GATGGGCGTGAGGGTGACCTTGGCGTTGTTGGCCGCCCCCATGCGATCGGTGTACGCCTGCCCACGCTGCAGCAGGTAGAAGCTGTCCAGGTAATCGATGTCGTTGGCGAACCAGGACGTCGGCATCGCCTTGAGGATCGCACCTGCGATGTCGGCGATCACCGCATACTCCGGCGCGAACGCGCCCAGCGCGGTTTTCACGCCCGTGGTCAGGGCCACCAGCAGCTCCTGGTAGTTGGTGTCGCCGTCATCCTCGAACAACTGCACGTTGGCCGCGTTGAACCGGTAGTTGCCCCAGATCACCAGCGCCTGCTGCGGGGTGTAATCGGTGTTGTCATAGTCCAGGTACGGCATGTCGACCGTGACCATCTCCGGCTCGGCCGTGTCGACCTGCAGGCCGGAAACGACAGCGAAAACCTCCGCCGCGCCCAAGGCCCACGGCTCCTGGTCATCGGCCAGGCGGATGCGGTCCAGCCGGGTGATGTCCAATGAAGCGCTGGCACCATTGGCGGCGATGCTGATGCGCTCGGGCGACTGCAGGCCCCGTGCGCGCAGCCCGGCGTTGACCAGGGCCATGCCCTCGGCCACCGAGCGGCGGGTGTCGACATCGACGATCAGCACGGGGAAATCCGGGGCCTGCTTCGCATCCAGCACATGTGCACGGCCCTGGGCATCGTAGGCGGTCAGCGTGGTCCAGTCGCGGTCATTGCCGCGCGGCAGGCTGGCCACCCACAACTGGCGCGGCGCGACGGCATCCAGCGACATGCCCTCGGGCACGTAGGCACGCAGCTGCAGCAGCGCCGGCCCCTGCTCCGGCAGGCCCTTGCGCAGCCGCAGCTGGCCGTCCTGGCGGGCCAGGCTGCTGCTGGCCAGCGTGCGCGCCTGCGGATCGAACCGCGTCATCACCTGCTGCAGCGCCACGCCGCGCTCCGGCGCCGCGCGGAGCGCTGAGCGCGCGGCGTCGGCGAAGCCCGGTTGCGCGATCAGCGCTGCGACATCGCGCGCACTGGCATCGGTGATCGCCTGCACATCGCCGGGCCCCGCCTGCAGCGGGCCCTGCGCCAGCACCGAAGCGCTACCCAGCATCAGCGCAAGCAGCGCCGATGCACGAAACATCCATTGATTCGTCATGAACATACCTGTCGGGAAAGCTGGCAGCCGCCAGCGGAGGCTGCGCCGCGAGCCCCCTGCTTCCCCACGCGACGCATGCCGCCACGCTACGTGGCACGCGCCCCACATTCCGTTATCCGCCGCACAGTTCCGGCAGCGGCAGGCACATGCGTCAGGCCGTGCAGCCGCCGAACACGGGCTCAGCGCTGCAGCGCCGCGTGATCAGGCGTTGGCCATCCACTTCAGGATCAAGCCGGTGACATAGGCCAGGCCGGTACCGGTGGCGTAGCCCACCGTGCCCAGCAGCACGCCCACTGGCGCCAGCGAAGGATGGAACGCCGCCGCCACCACCGGTGCCGACGCCGCTGCACCGATGTTGCCCTGCGAGCCGATGGCGAAGAAGAACAGCGGCGCACGCAGCAGCTTGGCCACCACCCACAGCACCAGCACGTGCGTTGCCATCCAGATCGCGCCGAGCAGGAACAGCCACGGCCGGTCCAGAAGCGACAGCAGATTCATCTGCATGCCGATGCAGGCGATCAGGAAATACAGGAAGAGCGTGCCCAGGCGCGAGGCACCGGCGGCTTCCAGGCGGCGCGCGCGGGTGAAGCTCAGGCCCAGGCCCATCGCGGTGGACAGCAGGATGACCCAGACGAACTGGCTGTCCAGGCTGAACTGGCTGGCCCAGCTGACGTTGGCCTTGAACCAGCCCGCCAGCGGCGCCGCGATCGCATGGGCCAAGCCGACGCCGCCCAGCGCCACGCCGACGATGATCATCAGGTCGGTCATGCTGGGAATACGGGCGTTCTGTGCGTCGTAGGCGCTGATGCGCGCCTTCATTTCATCGATGGCGCGGGTGTCGGCGCCGTTGCGGGTATCGATCTGCTGCGCACGGTTGGCCAGGAACAGCAGGATGGCCATCCACAGGCTGGCACAGGCCACGTCGACCACCGCGAACTGGCCGAACGTGGTGGCATCGACGCCAAATACCTCGCGCATGGCCACCATGTTGGCACCCCCACCGATCCAGCTGCCGGCCAGCGCGGCCATGCCGGCCCAGGTATCACCGGCCACCGTTTCCGGGTGGATCAGCTTCATCACCTGGAAGGAGACGATGGCACCGAGCATGATGCCGGCGGTACCGGCGCAGAACACCACGAGCAGTTTCGGGCCGAGCTTGGCGATGCCCTTCAGGTCGATCGACAGGGTCAGCAGGACCAGCGCGGCCGGCAGCAGCACGTCGCGGGCCACCGGGTTGTACAGCGCGGTGTTGTGGCCATCGATGACACCGGCGGTGTTGTAGATGGCGGGGATGAAGTAGCACAGCAGCAGCGCCGGCACCCAGGCGAAGATCTTCTTCAGCAGCGGGGTCGGGCCACTGGCGGCCCAGAAGATCAGGGCAAGGGTGGCGGCAATCAGGCCGAGGCCCACGATGTCGTTGCTGATCAGGGCAGTAGCGGGTTCGGTCGGCATGGGATCCTCTGTCGATCGAAAGAGCGGAAAAAAAACGCCGCAGGATGCGGCGCTGCCCGAGGTTAACATCGCCTTCACGCCGGGTCATGCTGCGCTGCTTGCTGCGGCTCCACGACCTGCGCAGAATTGCCCCATCCCCGACGTTCCATCGCCACCGGCACACCGCCATCGGCGCAGGTCATGCAACTGGGTGCTTTCTCGGTCAGCCTGTCAGTGAAGGATCTGGCGGCCTCGCGCGGGTTCTACGAAGCACTGGGCTTCGTGGTGACCGGCGGTGATGCCGCACGCAACTGGCTGGTGCTGCGCAATGGCGGCATCGTCATCGGCCTGTTCCAGGGCATGTTCGAAGGCAATCTGCTGACCTTCAACCCGGGCTGGGACCAGTTCCGGCAGGAGCTGGGCGAGTTCCAGGATGTGCGCGAGCTGCAGGAGGCGCTGGATGCGCAGGGCATCGAGCTGACCACGCGCACCGATCCGGACGGACAGGGCACGGGGTATCTGCAGCTGGCCGATCCCGACGGTAACGTGATCCTGATCGACCAGCACGTGGAGCGCCCGAAGGGGCGGTGATTGCTCTGGCAGGCGTCGACCTTGGTCGACGGAAAGCGTGCCAACCAAGGTTGGCACCTACCAGGGTGATGACGTGCCAACCAAGGTTGGCATCTACCAGGGCGGTAGGTCAGCCGGGACGCGATGCGCCGAAGTCGAGGGTGACCAGGGTGCCGCGCGGCTCGACGGGCTGCAGGTGCAGGGTCCAGCGCAGGTGCTCGCACAGGCGGGCGATCAGGTCCAGGCCGATGCCGCCGCGGTCGGCGCGTTCGCCACGGGCCATGCGCGCGTGGATGGCGGCGATCTCTTCCGGTGCCATGCCATGGCCCGGGTCCTGCAGGGTCAGCATCGCCTGCGCGCTCAGCCGCAGTTCGATGTGGCCCCGTCCGCTGTTTTCGATGGCATTGCGCAGCAGGTTGCCGATCGCGGCCTGCACCACGGCCAGCGGCGCGACGATGTCCACCGGTGCGGCCTGGATGCCGATGCTCAGGTCCTTGTCACCCAGCAGGTGGCGATGGTCGTCGACGATCTCCGGCAGCAACTGGTCCAGCGCGATGCGCTCGGCGCGCGCGGCCAGCCGGGCCGGATCGCGGGCCAGCACCAGCAGCAGCTCGATCAGCTGCTCCACGCCTTGCGCGGTACGCAGCACGCGCTGCATCTGCTGGCGCGCGCGTTCGGGCAGCCCCGGTTGCTCCAGCGCCAGCTCGGCCGCACCGGTGATCACCGCGATCGGCGTGCGCAGTTCGTGGCTGGCGGTACTGATGAACACCCGCTCGCGCTCGACAAACTGCTCGTTGCGGTCCAGGTAATCGTTGAGCGCGTCGGCAATCGTGTGCAGTTCCGAACTGCCGCGCGGATCGACGTCGACGCGCTGGCCCTGCTCGCCCGGCCGCAGCGCACCGATGTGCTGGGCCAGCAGGCTCAGCGGGCGTACCACGCGTTCCATGCCGAACGAGGCCATCAGCACGGTGACGAACACCATGATGATGCCGGCCAGCATCACCCAGCGCGTGGCGAACTGTTCGAGGTCGTGGAAGTCGGAGATGTCCAGCGCCAGCGCGACCCGCCCCATCGTGCCGGTGTCGCGCACCATCACCGCCGTCTCGCGCTCACCCACCATCACCCCGTCATGCAGGCCCGGGTGCAGGTCGCGCAGGGTTTCCGGCATGTTCGCTTCGTCGAAGCGGTACAGGCTGAGGGTGTCCGAATCCTGCCAGTGGTACTGCGGTTCGTGCTCGGTGTGCTCGACGATGCTGTCCAGCTCGGAATTGAGCAGCGCGCGCCAGGCGGCATGCTCGGCATGCTCGTGCACGTAGTTGCCCACGCTGAACACCGCCAGCGAAATCAGCGCCAGGTAGCCCAGCAGCCAGCCGATCACACGCCGGTACAGCGGGCCCGGCTTAGGCGCTTTCTTCATCGCTTCCACTGCCTGCACTGCCACTGGCCGCCAACCGGTAGCCGACGCGCGGCAGGGTATGGATCAGCTTGTCGTTGAAGGGGCCATCCACGCTGCGGCGCAGTTCGTAGACGTGTGAACGCAGCAGGTCGCCATCCGGCGGCTCGTCGCCCCACAGGGCGAACTCCAGCTGCTGGCGGGTGACCGCGCCCGGGCTGGCCCGCATCAGCACTTCCAGCAGCTTGCGGCAGGCCGGGTAGAGATGCAGCGCCTGGCCGCCACGCTGGGCTTCCAGGGTCGCCAGGTCCAGCACCAGGTCGGCCACCTGCAGGCGCTTGCGCGGGTTGCGCCCCTGCGCGCGCGTCAGCAGGGCTTCCAGCCGCACCTCCAGCTCGGGCAGGGCGAAGGGCTTGGTCAGGTAGTCATCCGCACCGGCGCGGAAGCCGGCAATCTTGTCCGGCAGCTCGTCGCGGGCGGTCAGCATGATCACCGGCACTTCCGAACCCTGGTCCGTACGCAGGCGGCGCAGCACTTCCGGCCCTTCCATGCGCGGCAGCATCCAGTCCAGGATCACCGCGTCGTAAGGGTGGCTGGCGGCCAGGTGCAGGCCGGTGATGCCATCGGGGGCCACGTCGAGGACGTGCCCGCGCGACTCGAAATAGTCGAACAGGTTGGCCACCAACTGGCGGTTGTCCTCGATCACCAACAGGCGCATGCACGGAATGTCCACGGAAGTTCGTACCATGGTAGCGCTGACCATGTCGGAATGCGGTCGCCCTGCGCCCGCCTCCGACGCCTTTCCCACGCCCTGTTTCCGACAATGGCCGTTTTGCTCCCGGAGCCCGCTGTGCCCGTAGCCCTGCCCCGCCGCTGGTTCCTGCCCCTGCTTTGGGTGCTGATGATCGTCTCGCTGGGCGCCGGCCTCGGCATGCGCCAGCCGCAGCCGCCGGACGAGCCGCGCTTCGTGCTGGCCGCGCGGGCCATGGTCGACAGCGGGGAATGGCTGCTGCCGCACCGCGGCAGCGAGCTCTACGCGGAAAAGCCGCCAGTGTTCATGTGGCTGCAGGCCGTCGCCCACCGGGTCGTCGGCAGCTGGCAGTGGTCGTTCCTACTGCCCTCGCTGCTGGCGGCCCTGCTCAGCCTGTGGCTGGTCTCGGACCTGGCGCGACGGCTATGGTCGCCACGGCACTCCCTGTACGCGATGGCGGCGCTGTTCTGCACGCTGCAGTTCGGGCTGATGGCCAAGCGCGCACAGATCGACATGGTGCTGGTGGCAATGACCACCGTGGCCCTGTGGGGCCTGCTGCGCCACCTCAGTGAACGCCGCAACCTGCCGGCGCTGTGGCTGGCCGGCTTCGCCGCTGGCCTGGGCACGGTGACCAAGGGCGTGGGCTTCCTGCCGCTGTTGATGGTGCTGCCCTGGTTCGGCTGGTGGCTGTACCAGCGCCGCCGCGGGCAGGCCGTGTCCGGCCCGCACCCGGCCACCCTGCTGTGGCTGCTGCCGGCCTTCCTGCTGGGCACGGCGGTGTGGCTGGCGCCGCTGGGCTGGGCCCTGCTGCACGAACCCAGCGCATCGCTGCAGTCGTATGCGCACGAGCTGCTGTTCAAGCAGACCGGCACCCGTTACGCCAACGCCTGGCACCACCGCCAGCCGGTCTGGTACTACCTGCAGGTGATCCTGACGCTGTGGCTGCCCGGCAGCCTGCTGCTGCCGCTGCTGGCCAAGCCCTGGTGGCGCCGCCTGCGCCGTGGCGACCGCCGGCAGTGGCTGCTGCTGGGCTGGGCGCTGCTGGTGCTGCTGTTCTTCAGCGCCAGCCCGGGCAAGCGCGAGGTCTACGTGCTGCCGATGCTGCCGGCGATGGCCCTGGCCGTGGCCCCGCTGCTGCCGGGCCTGCTGCGCCGCCTGTGCGTGCGCCGCTACCTGTTCGGCTACAGCCTGGTGCTGATGCTGGCCACCGGCACGCTGGGCGTGATGATGATGACCGACAGCCACTGGGTGCAGGCCCAGCTGGCGCGACGGGCGATGCCCGATTCGCTGCTGCCGGTGCTTGGCAATGGCCTGCTGGTCTTCGCCATTGCCGTGGCCACGCTGGCGGTCTGGCTGCGGGTGCGTCGTGCGGCCCTGCTGGTGCTGCTGACCCACGGCATGCTGTGGATGCTGTACGGGCTGGTGCTGATGCCCACGCTGGACCCCTACGCCTCCGCCTCTGCGCTGATGCAGCGGGTCGGCAAGCGGATCGGACCGGATGCCGAGTTGGCCCTGGTGGCCTGGCGCGAACAGAACCTGCTGCAGGCCGACCGGCCGGTACGTGAGTTCGGCTTCAAGCGCCCCTGGGCCGAGCAGTGGCACGATGCCGGCCCGTGGCTGGCCAAGGCCCCGGAAAAGCGCTGGGTGCTGGTGCTGGACAAGGCCATGAGCCCCTGCGTGGATCCGGCCCAGGTGATCGACATCGGCATCGCCAACCGGAACCGCTGGCAGCTGCTGCCGGGCAGTGCCTGGGACGCCAGCTGCCATGCCGAACGTGCCGGTGCTTCGGAAGAAGAAGACTGAACGCTGGCTCGCGCCGGGGCGGCATTAACCCGGCGCGAACAGATGTACGACCCTTCTCCGACATGAAGGTGACGAGCATGGCCGCGGATTCCTGCCATGGCCCCTTCCCGCATGCCCGCTCGTCCCCTTGTCCCGGCTTCTGCCTTCACGCCTTCGTGGCTGGCATCGCGTTTCGCACTGACGCACCTGCTGCTGCCGTTGGCCGTCGGCGTTCCGCTGTTCGTCCTGTTGATGGGCTTTGGCGGTGACCAGTGGGTGGCCGACCACTTGTTCCGCCTGGAGGGCGGCCACTGGGCACTGCAGGATGCCTGGCTGACCCGCGCGGTCGTGCACAAGGGCGGCAAGTGGCTGAGCACGGCGGCGGCCCTGGTGGCGATCCTGCTGTGCTTCCACCACTGGCGCCGCGGCCGCGACCGCACCCTGCGCTGGGCGTTGCTGTACGTGGTGGTGGCGATGGCGCTGGGCACCGGCCTGATCTCGCTGCTCAAGGCGCTGGTGCCGATGGACTGCCCCTGGGACCTGCTGCGCTATGGCGGCCACGAGCCCTTCATCGGCCTGCTGGCCAGCCGCCCCGAGGGCATGCCCGTGCGTGCCTGTTTCCCGGCCGGCCATGCCAGCGCCGGCTACGCCTGGCTGTGCCTGTACTTCTTCGCCCTGCTCTGGCGCCCGGCGTGGCGCTGGGCCGGGCTGTGGATCGGCCTCGGCAGCGGCCTGGTGTTCGGCATCAGCCAGCAGCTGCGCGGCGCCCATTTTCTTTCGCATGACGTTGCCACGGCCTTGCTGTGTTGGCTGCTGTCGCTGGGCCTGTTCCTGATCACGGAGCGGCTGCTGGCCCGGCGCACGCTGGAACGTCCGACCCGCCAGGAGGCACGTGCATGAATGCATCGGTCCAACGTTCGCTGCGCCTGCCGGCACTGGCCAGCCTTCATCGCTGGCGCCCGCAGCTGTCCACCGAAGCGCTGATCGCGCTGACGAGCCTGTTCTTCGCGGTGGCCGGCAACGGCCTGTTCTGGCACAGCGCCATGGCCAGCCATCCCGGCAGCCTGCGCTACGCGCTGTCGCTGTTCCTGCTGCTGCTCGGCGCGCACGGCGTGCTGCTGGGCATCCTGGTCTGGCGCTGGAATGCCAAGGTGGTGACCAGCGTGCTGCTGCTGGTGACCGCCTTCGCCGCGCACTACATGAGCCAGTTCCACATCTACCTGGATGCGGACATGCTGCGCAACGTGCTGGCGACCGATCCGAAGGAAAGCCGCGAGCTGATGACGGCCTCGCTGGTCTGGCCGGTGCTGCTGCTGGCGGTGCTGCCGATGGTGCTGCTGTGGCGGGTGGAACTGCGCCGCCGCAGCTGGGGCCGCACCCTGCTGTGGCGCGTGGGCTTCCTGCTGGTGGCGGCGGTCACCGCCGTGGGTGGCGCGCTGATGTCGTTCCAGGATGTCTCGGCGCTGATGCGCAACCAGCGCGAAGTGCGCTACCTGGCCACGCCGGCCAACGTGCTGCTGGGCATGCCGCGTGCGCTGCGCGGCGACAACCCGGTGCAGCGCGCGCCGAAACTGCCGATCGGCACCGATGCCAAGGCCACCCCGCGCGCGCCGACCAGCAAGCCGCGGCTGCTGGTGATCGTGATGGGCGAAACCGTGCGTGCGCAGAACTGGGGCCTCAACGGCGGGCGCAACACCACGCCGGAACTGGCGCAGGCGCCGGTAATCAATTTCCCGGACATGCATTCTTGCGGCACCAGCACCGAAGTCTCGCTGCCCTGCATGTACTCGCCCTGGGGCCGGCACGAGTACGACGAGAAGAAGATCCGCGCGCACCAGTCGCTGCTGCACGTGCTGAACCGCGCCGGCGTCACGCCGCTGTGGCGTGACAACCAGTCCGGCTGCAAGGGCGTCTGCGAAGGCCTTGATTTCCAGTCACTGTCCGACGCGACAACGCCCGGCCTGTGTGCGGATGGCCGCTGCATGGATGAGATCCTGCTGCAGGATCTGGCCACGCAGGTGCGTGCCAAGCCGGGCGATCGCGTGGTGGTGCTGCACCAGCTGGGCAACCATGGCCCGGCCTACTTCGAGCGCTATCCGGCGGCTTTCGCGCGCTTCAAGCCGACCTGCGATACGCGTGACATCGGCCGCTGCTCGCGCGAGGAGATCGTCAACAGCTACGACAACGCGGTGCTCTACACCGACCACTTCCTGAGCAAGACGATCGGCACGCTGCAGGGCCTGCAGGACTACGACACGGCGATGATCTACCTGTCCGACCACGGCGAGTCGCTGGGTGAGAAGGGCCTGTTCCTGCACGGCGTACCGTACGCGATCGCTCCGGCCGAGCAGACCAGCGTGCCGATGACGATGTGGTTCTCGCCGGGCTTCGCCCGCAGCCGCGGGCTGGACCTGCAGTGCCTGCGCAAGCGTTCGGCGGCGTACACCGACCACGACAACCTGTTCCCGTCGGTGCTGGGGCTGATGCAGGTGAAGACGGCACTTTACGAACGCGACCGCGACCTCTTCGCCGGCTGCGAGAGCTGAGGGGTTGTGTTCTGGCAGGGCTTGCAGCCCTGCACCTGCCGAATCACCGTCAACGTCAAACGCCTGCATTCCGTGGGATGGCGGGGTGGGTCCGGTTGAGGGGGACGCCGTAACCCCCCCTCCGGGGTCCGGCCCAGCCGCTGGCGGCTGTGCGTTCGGGCGCTCGCGAAGCAGTGCTTCGCAAGCAAAGCGCCCTCACCCATGGGGGCTTGGTCGCGCCATCCATGGCGCTCACACCCCCTCAACCGGACCCACCCCGCCTTCGACAGACCTCCGCGATCTGTCGGAAAGGCGTTCTGCTCTGGTGGGTGCCGACCGTTGGTCGGCACGAATGAATTCATTCGATATCTGACAGATGTGTCGACCAACGGTCGACACCTACCAACAGCCGCGTGTCCCAGTAGATCCACGCCATGCGTGGATGATTCATTCGATATCTGACAGATGTGTCGACCAACGGTCGACACCTACCAACAGCCGCGTGTCCCAGTAGATCCACGCCATGCGTGGATGACTCATTCGATATCTGACAGATGTGCCGACCAACGGTCGGCACCTACCAACAGCCGCGTGTCCCAGTAGATCCACGCCATGCGTGGATGATTCATTCGACATCTGACAGATGTGCCGACCAACGGTCGGCACCCACCATCAGCAGCAGGTTCCAACAGCCGCGTGAAACTGTCGAAGGCGGGGCACTGTGGGTTTGCGGGGTGTGAGCCGCATGGATGCGGCGACCAAGCCCCCATGGTGAAGTGACCCCCTGGAGTTGGACACCTGATCCAACCCAGAGGGTTATATGAATAGATATGAGGTTCGTTTCAAATTGCAGGTGGCCAAAGAGGCCTGCAAGACCTCCACATCGGTCAAGGCGGTTGTACATCCGGTACTACAACGAAGACCGTATCCGATTGAAACTAAAGGGCCTGAGCCCGGTAAAGTACCGGCAGCAGGCCGCGTTGGCCGCCTGATCCCCCAACTGTCCAACTTTTGGGGGTCACTTCATGGACGGGTTCACGGCGTCCCCGCAAACCCACAGTGCCCCGCCATCCCACGGAATGCGGGCTTTTGATCTTGCTTCGGCTTCGGCCTCTGCAGGTGCAGGGCGCAGCCCTGCCGGACCCCACCAACCTTCCCCACTTGCGGTAGGCACGCGCGCCCACTAGCCTTCGGCCGTCGTTCACCACCCAAGGACCGCCCGTGACTCACCGCCATCTCCTGCTGGCCTCGGCTATCGCCGCCGCCACGCTGGCCCTGGTCGCCTGCAAGAAGGAACCTTCGCCCGGCACCGAGGCCGCCACCGCCAGCGCGCCCGCCGGCGAGACCGCCGACCAGTTCGTCGCCCGCATCAACGCCGAATTCAAGGCCGCCTACCCGGAGATGACCTCGGCACAGTGGCTGTCCTCCACCTACATCAACAGCGATTCCGAACGCATCGCCGCCAAGGCCAACGAGCGCTCGCTGACCCAGCTCAACAGCTGGATCGAGCAGGCCGGCAAGTTCGAAGGCCAGCCGATGAGCGAGGACAGCAAGCGCGCCATCCACCTGCTGAAGCTGATGTCCTCGATGCCGGCGCCGCGTGATCCGGCCAAACTGGCCCAACTGACCCAGATCGCCACCCGCATGGAAGGCAGCTACGGCGCAGGCAAGTACTGCACTGATGCCAACGATCCCAACTCCTGCCGCCAGCTCGGCGAGCTGGAGCAGGTGCTGGCGCGCAGCCGCGACTACGACGCGCAGCTCGATGCCTGGCAGGGGTGGCACAGCACGACCAAGAGCATGCGCGGCGACTACCAGCAGTTCGTCAGCCTGGTCAACGAGGGCGCCAAGGGCATGGGCTTCACCGATGCCGGGCAGATGTGGCGCAGCGGCTACGACATGCCGCCGGAGCAGATCGGGCCGGAAACCGACCGCCTGTGGGAACAGGTCAAGCCGATGTACGAGCAGCTGCACTGCTATGCGCGCGGCAAGCTGGACAAGACCTACGGCAAGGACAAGGCCGAAGTAGGCAACGGCCTGATCGCCGCGCACCTGATGGGCAACATGTGG
This genomic stretch from Stenotrophomonas sp. SAU14A_NAIMI4_5 harbors:
- a CDS encoding phosphatase PAP2 family protein yields the protein MPARPLVPASAFTPSWLASRFALTHLLLPLAVGVPLFVLLMGFGGDQWVADHLFRLEGGHWALQDAWLTRAVVHKGGKWLSTAAALVAILLCFHHWRRGRDRTLRWALLYVVVAMALGTGLISLLKALVPMDCPWDLLRYGGHEPFIGLLASRPEGMPVRACFPAGHASAGYAWLCLYFFALLWRPAWRWAGLWIGLGSGLVFGISQQLRGAHFLSHDVATALLCWLLSLGLFLITERLLARRTLERPTRQEARA
- a CDS encoding response regulator transcription factor, with amino-acid sequence MRLLVIEDNRQLVANLFDYFESRGHVLDVAPDGITGLHLAASHPYDAVILDWMLPRMEGPEVLRRLRTDQGSEVPVIMLTARDELPDKIAGFRAGADDYLTKPFALPELEVRLEALLTRAQGRNPRKRLQVADLVLDLATLEAQRGGQALHLYPACRKLLEVLMRASPGAVTRQQLEFALWGDEPPDGDLLRSHVYELRRSVDGPFNDKLIHTLPRVGYRLAASGSAGSGSDEESA
- a CDS encoding glycosyltransferase family 39 protein, with the protein product MPVALPRRWFLPLLWVLMIVSLGAGLGMRQPQPPDEPRFVLAARAMVDSGEWLLPHRGSELYAEKPPVFMWLQAVAHRVVGSWQWSFLLPSLLAALLSLWLVSDLARRLWSPRHSLYAMAALFCTLQFGLMAKRAQIDMVLVAMTTVALWGLLRHLSERRNLPALWLAGFAAGLGTVTKGVGFLPLLMVLPWFGWWLYQRRRGQAVSGPHPATLLWLLPAFLLGTAVWLAPLGWALLHEPSASLQSYAHELLFKQTGTRYANAWHHRQPVWYYLQVILTLWLPGSLLLPLLAKPWWRRLRRGDRRQWLLLGWALLVLLFFSASPGKREVYVLPMLPAMALAVAPLLPGLLRRLCVRRYLFGYSLVLMLATGTLGVMMMTDSHWVQAQLARRAMPDSLLPVLGNGLLVFAIAVATLAVWLRVRRAALLVLLTHGMLWMLYGLVLMPTLDPYASASALMQRVGKRIGPDAELALVAWREQNLLQADRPVREFGFKRPWAEQWHDAGPWLAKAPEKRWVLVLDKAMSPCVDPAQVIDIGIANRNRWQLLPGSAWDASCHAERAGASEEED
- a CDS encoding phosphoethanolamine--lipid A transferase; its protein translation is MNASVQRSLRLPALASLHRWRPQLSTEALIALTSLFFAVAGNGLFWHSAMASHPGSLRYALSLFLLLLGAHGVLLGILVWRWNAKVVTSVLLLVTAFAAHYMSQFHIYLDADMLRNVLATDPKESRELMTASLVWPVLLLAVLPMVLLWRVELRRRSWGRTLLWRVGFLLVAAVTAVGGALMSFQDVSALMRNQREVRYLATPANVLLGMPRALRGDNPVQRAPKLPIGTDAKATPRAPTSKPRLLVIVMGETVRAQNWGLNGGRNTTPELAQAPVINFPDMHSCGTSTEVSLPCMYSPWGRHEYDEKKIRAHQSLLHVLNRAGVTPLWRDNQSGCKGVCEGLDFQSLSDATTPGLCADGRCMDEILLQDLATQVRAKPGDRVVVLHQLGNHGPAYFERYPAAFARFKPTCDTRDIGRCSREEIVNSYDNAVLYTDHFLSKTIGTLQGLQDYDTAMIYLSDHGESLGEKGLFLHGVPYAIAPAEQTSVPMTMWFSPGFARSRGLDLQCLRKRSAAYTDHDNLFPSVLGLMQVKTALYERDRDLFAGCES
- a CDS encoding DUF3103 family protein — protein: MFRASALLALMLGSASVLAQGPLQAGPGDVQAITDASARDVAALIAQPGFADAARSALRAAPERGVALQQVMTRFDPQARTLASSSLARQDGQLRLRKGLPEQGPALLQLRAYVPEGMSLDAVAPRQLWVASLPRGNDRDWTTLTAYDAQGRAHVLDAKQAPDFPVLIVDVDTRRSVAEGMALVNAGLRARGLQSPERISIAANGASASLDITRLDRIRLADDQEPWALGAAEVFAVVSGLQVDTAEPEMVTVDMPYLDYDNTDYTPQQALVIWGNYRFNAANVQLFEDDGDTNYQELLVALTTGVKTALGAFAPEYAVIADIAGAILKAMPTSWFANDIDYLDSFYLLQRGQAYTDRMGAANNAKVTLTPITLVE
- a CDS encoding DUF819 family protein, giving the protein MPTEPATALISNDIVGLGLIAATLALIFWAASGPTPLLKKIFAWVPALLLCYFIPAIYNTAGVIDGHNTALYNPVARDVLLPAALVLLTLSIDLKGIAKLGPKLLVVFCAGTAGIMLGAIVSFQVMKLIHPETVAGDTWAGMAALAGSWIGGGANMVAMREVFGVDATTFGQFAVVDVACASLWMAILLFLANRAQQIDTRNGADTRAIDEMKARISAYDAQNARIPSMTDLMIIVGVALGGVGLAHAIAAPLAGWFKANVSWASQFSLDSQFVWVILLSTAMGLGLSFTRARRLEAAGASRLGTLFLYFLIACIGMQMNLLSLLDRPWLFLLGAIWMATHVLVLWVVAKLLRAPLFFFAIGSQGNIGAAASAPVVAAAFHPSLAPVGVLLGTVGYATGTGLAYVTGLILKWMANA
- a CDS encoding HAMP domain-containing sensor histidine kinase; this encodes MKKAPKPGPLYRRVIGWLLGYLALISLAVFSVGNYVHEHAEHAAWRALLNSELDSIVEHTEHEPQYHWQDSDTLSLYRFDEANMPETLRDLHPGLHDGVMVGERETAVMVRDTGTMGRVALALDISDFHDLEQFATRWVMLAGIIMVFVTVLMASFGMERVVRPLSLLAQHIGALRPGEQGQRVDVDPRGSSELHTIADALNDYLDRNEQFVERERVFISTASHELRTPIAVITGAAELALEQPGLPERARQQMQRVLRTAQGVEQLIELLLVLARDPARLAARAERIALDQLLPEIVDDHRHLLGDKDLSIGIQAAPVDIVAPLAVVQAAIGNLLRNAIENSGRGHIELRLSAQAMLTLQDPGHGMAPEEIAAIHARMARGERADRGGIGLDLIARLCEHLRWTLHLQPVEPRGTLVTLDFGASRPG
- a CDS encoding VOC family protein; the protein is MQLGAFSVSLSVKDLAASRGFYEALGFVVTGGDAARNWLVLRNGGIVIGLFQGMFEGNLLTFNPGWDQFRQELGEFQDVRELQEALDAQGIELTTRTDPDGQGTGYLQLADPDGNVILIDQHVERPKGR